In Desulfofundulus kuznetsovii DSM 6115, the following are encoded in one genomic region:
- a CDS encoding hydrogenase iron-sulfur subunit: protein MSVMLSQPPLADPVSQERQEPDLKVVASFEPKIVGLVCNWCSYAGADLAGTSRIQYPPNIRLVRVMCTGSVDPLYILRPLMDGADGVLVGGUHPGDCHYGSGNYKARRRLAALRAILKQFGIGEERVWFRFISASEGKRFAETVQEMVNELKKLGPNPLRRRWDI, encoded by the coding sequence ATGAGCGTGATGCTTTCGCAACCGCCGTTAGCGGACCCGGTTTCGCAAGAACGGCAGGAACCCGACCTGAAAGTGGTGGCTTCCTTCGAGCCTAAAATTGTCGGCCTGGTGTGTAACTGGTGCTCCTATGCGGGGGCGGACCTGGCCGGGACCTCCCGCATCCAGTATCCGCCCAACATCCGCCTGGTAAGGGTTATGTGCACCGGTTCGGTGGATCCCCTCTATATCCTGCGCCCCCTGATGGACGGGGCCGACGGCGTGCTGGTGGGCGGGTGACACCCGGGAGATTGCCACTATGGTAGTGGCAATTACAAAGCCCGGCGCCGCCTTGCGGCCTTAAGGGCCATCCTGAAACAGTTTGGCATCGGGGAAGAGCGGGTGTGGTTCCGTTTCATCAGCGCTTCCGAGGGCAAACGGTTTGCCGAAACAGTCCAGGAAATGGTTAACGAGTTGAAAAAACTGGGGCCCAACCCCCTGCGCCGCCGCTGGGATATTTGA
- a CDS encoding 4Fe-4S dicluster domain-containing protein — MKTALLKVESGSPRQAAANFFQALLDRQVVDALIVPREVPSRRMVVPALAVSGDGLSGANPFAPVAIINAARAVSRLTSRDPGVKVGAVLRPCEIRALVEMAKFQQITLEQVLIIGTDCLGTFEPADYYHLTGAGFDTDAWLAQAAGSGKAALNGTKIRTACAICEAISPSGAHLSLHWVGCDVHRELYIACDDERVNLDALFDGGILVPHELPAARQSLVESLQKERRELAQEMCRDFASRVADVNRLLDELAPCLGCHNCREVCPICVCRECVFDSNLFEHEPSRYLHWAAARGALELPTDTLLYHLTRMHHMGVSCVGCGQCESGCPSKIPLTLLFRTIGQKLQDLFSYVPGASVDEPPPLTTYKEHELEPR, encoded by the coding sequence ATGAAAACGGCTTTGCTTAAAGTTGAATCCGGTTCCCCCCGGCAGGCCGCGGCAAATTTTTTCCAGGCCCTGCTGGACCGGCAGGTGGTGGATGCCCTGATCGTTCCCAGGGAAGTGCCTTCCCGGCGCATGGTGGTGCCCGCCCTGGCCGTATCCGGGGATGGGCTGTCCGGCGCGAACCCCTTTGCCCCCGTGGCCATTATCAATGCTGCCCGGGCCGTAAGCAGGCTGACTTCCCGGGATCCCGGGGTGAAAGTGGGGGCGGTTTTGCGTCCCTGTGAAATCCGGGCGCTGGTGGAAATGGCCAAATTCCAGCAGATTACCCTGGAGCAGGTGCTGATCATCGGTACGGACTGCCTGGGCACCTTTGAGCCGGCCGATTATTACCACCTGACGGGGGCGGGCTTTGATACCGACGCCTGGCTGGCGCAGGCGGCCGGCTCCGGCAAGGCGGCCTTGAACGGGACGAAGATCAGAACGGCCTGTGCCATCTGCGAGGCCATATCTCCGTCAGGTGCCCATTTATCCCTGCACTGGGTGGGCTGTGATGTTCACCGGGAGCTCTACATTGCCTGCGACGATGAACGGGTCAACCTGGACGCTCTCTTTGACGGCGGCATTTTAGTTCCGCACGAATTGCCGGCGGCCAGGCAGTCCCTGGTGGAATCCCTGCAAAAAGAGCGCCGGGAGCTGGCGCAGGAGATGTGCCGGGATTTTGCTTCACGGGTTGCGGACGTCAACCGGCTGCTGGATGAACTGGCCCCCTGCCTGGGCTGCCATAACTGCCGGGAGGTTTGTCCCATCTGTGTCTGCCGGGAGTGTGTTTTTGACAGCAACCTGTTTGAACACGAGCCGTCAAGGTACCTGCACTGGGCGGCAGCCCGGGGTGCGCTGGAGCTGCCCACCGACACGCTGCTGTATCACCTGACGCGCATGCATCACATGGGCGTCAGCTGCGTGGGCTGCGGCCAGTGTGAGAGCGGCTGTCCCAGCAAGATCCCCCTGACCCTTCTTTTCCGCACCATCGGGCAAAAGCTGCAGGACCTCTTCTCCTATGTGCCCGGTGCCAGCGTGGATGAGCCGCCTCCCCTGACCACTTACAAGGAGCACGAGCTGGAGCCCCGGTAA
- a CDS encoding 4Fe-4S dicluster domain-containing protein: MATATLHLPAGAVTVDAAFREEVARLSGQPLELCFQCQKCASGCYPTQEGDYTPNEIMRLIQYGARDAVLRSRTIWLCTSCETCGLRCPNGIRIAEVMDTLKQMAAARGIAPAGETGPLFHNLFLSEIRAAGRVHETMLMLKYKLKTGNLFADMKLGWQLFRRGKLPLVPRLKKDPAVRRIFERASGQE, encoded by the coding sequence ATGGCTACGGCCACTCTCCACCTTCCGGCAGGGGCAGTAACAGTGGATGCGGCGTTCCGGGAAGAGGTGGCCCGCTTAAGCGGCCAACCCCTGGAGCTCTGCTTCCAGTGCCAGAAATGCGCCTCCGGCTGTTACCCCACCCAGGAAGGTGACTATACGCCCAATGAAATTATGCGCCTGATTCAGTACGGGGCCCGGGACGCGGTGTTGAGGAGCAGGACCATCTGGCTTTGTACGTCCTGTGAAACCTGCGGCCTGCGCTGTCCCAACGGCATCCGTATTGCAGAGGTTATGGACACTTTAAAACAAATGGCTGCTGCCCGCGGCATTGCACCGGCCGGTGAGACCGGCCCCCTGTTTCATAACCTGTTTCTAAGCGAAATCCGGGCTGCCGGCCGGGTGCACGAAACCATGCTGATGCTGAAGTACAAGTTAAAAACCGGCAACCTTTTTGCGGACATGAAGCTGGGCTGGCAGCTTTTCCGGCGGGGCAAGCTGCCCCTGGTGCCGCGGCTGAAAAAAGACCCGGCGGTGCGGCGGATTTTTGAACGGGCCAGCGGGCAGGAGTAA
- a CDS encoding CoB--CoM heterodisulfide reductase iron-sulfur subunit B family protein, translating into MQYSYYPGCSLEATGVEYNLSTRAVAGALGLELVELPGWTCCGSSSAHAVNKDLALGLAAHNIALAQEQGRDLVVPCSACYTRLCKADHEMRHDPAEKARAERLAGFSYTGKIQIYSFLEIVKDRVGCDEVARAVRKPLTGLKVACYYGCLLVRPPEVRPFDRAEDPTSLDELAAALGAEPVPWCYKTTCCGAGLSLTRPEVVEQLVARILSAAREAGADALVTACPLCQNNLEMRRPAQEGIPVFYFTELMGLAFGLGEAPGWLKKHLVDPFPLLQRFSLVG; encoded by the coding sequence ATGCAATACAGCTACTATCCCGGCTGTTCCCTGGAGGCCACCGGGGTGGAATACAACCTTTCCACCCGGGCGGTGGCCGGGGCCCTGGGGCTGGAGCTGGTGGAACTGCCCGGCTGGACCTGCTGCGGCTCCTCCTCCGCTCACGCGGTGAACAAAGACCTGGCCCTGGGTCTGGCGGCCCACAACATCGCCCTGGCCCAGGAGCAGGGGCGCGACCTGGTGGTGCCCTGCTCGGCCTGTTATACCCGGCTGTGCAAGGCCGACCACGAGATGAGGCATGACCCCGCAGAAAAGGCCCGGGCGGAAAGGCTGGCCGGCTTTTCTTACACGGGCAAGATCCAGATTTATTCCTTTCTGGAAATAGTGAAGGACCGGGTGGGCTGTGATGAGGTGGCCCGGGCCGTGCGCAAACCCCTGACCGGCCTGAAGGTGGCCTGCTACTACGGGTGCCTGCTGGTACGCCCTCCGGAAGTGCGCCCTTTTGATCGGGCCGAGGATCCCACCTCCCTGGATGAGCTGGCTGCCGCCCTGGGGGCGGAGCCGGTTCCCTGGTGTTATAAAACCACCTGTTGCGGGGCCGGGCTTTCCCTGACCCGGCCGGAGGTGGTGGAGCAGCTGGTGGCCCGGATTTTGTCCGCCGCCCGGGAAGCCGGGGCCGACGCCCTGGTTACTGCCTGTCCGTTGTGCCAGAACAACCTGGAGATGCGCCGCCCGGCTCAAGAGGGCATCCCCGTGTTTTACTTTACCGAATTAATGGGCCTGGCTTTCGGGTTGGGGGAGGCACCCGGCTGGTTGAAGAAACACCTGGTCGATCCCTTCCCTTTGTTGCAGCGCTTTTCCCTGGTGGGGTAG
- the dinB gene encoding DNA polymerase IV, translated as MSRAILLVDMNAFFASVHQALDPGLRGKPVIVAGDPARRHGIVLAASYEARAKGVKTGLTVAEARLACPEGIFIKPQHDLYVRFSARILRILHDFTPLVEPFSIDEAFLDVTGCHKLLGSPVEIAHRLKARIRQEVGITCSVGIGPNKLLAKMAAELQKPDGLTQLTFEDVPRRLWPLPVRELFGVGPRYEEHLRKLNIHTIGDLANFPVDVLKRRFGAYGEALWFCARGIDHSPVDPGSLKQVKSIGQQITLPRDYRGEEIKVVLWELADRVARRARAGEYAGRTVVLSLKDTRFNWLSRRKTLPFHTSLAGDIYRAAADLLEQHWSPHWPVRLVGLALGGLTARLPEQLTLFGERERRQRAEQACDAIKKRYGEKAIFRAVSLTPAGVFYTEPPRTAPSFLMKVPETGQMGVGMDDGRQ; from the coding sequence ATGTCCCGGGCCATTTTGCTGGTTGACATGAACGCCTTTTTTGCCAGCGTCCATCAGGCCCTGGATCCGGGCCTGCGGGGCAAGCCCGTGATCGTTGCCGGGGATCCGGCCAGGCGCCACGGCATTGTCCTGGCTGCCAGCTACGAGGCCAGGGCCAAAGGGGTGAAGACCGGCCTGACGGTGGCCGAGGCCCGCCTGGCCTGCCCCGAAGGAATCTTCATCAAGCCGCAGCACGACCTCTACGTTCGCTTTTCCGCCCGTATCCTGCGCATCCTGCACGACTTCACCCCACTGGTGGAGCCCTTTTCCATTGACGAGGCCTTTTTGGACGTTACCGGCTGCCACAAGCTCCTGGGTTCCCCGGTGGAAATTGCCCACCGGCTAAAGGCGCGTATCCGCCAGGAGGTGGGCATAACCTGCAGTGTGGGGATTGGCCCCAACAAGCTCCTGGCCAAAATGGCGGCGGAACTGCAAAAGCCCGACGGCCTCACCCAGCTCACTTTCGAGGATGTACCCCGGCGCCTGTGGCCCCTGCCGGTGCGGGAACTTTTCGGCGTGGGCCCCCGTTACGAGGAGCACCTGAGAAAGTTGAACATACATACCATTGGCGACCTGGCCAACTTTCCGGTGGACGTCCTTAAAAGGCGATTTGGGGCCTACGGAGAAGCCCTGTGGTTCTGCGCCCGGGGTATCGACCACAGCCCCGTGGATCCCGGCAGTTTAAAGCAGGTGAAGAGCATCGGGCAACAAATCACCCTTCCCCGGGATTACCGGGGCGAGGAGATCAAGGTGGTGCTGTGGGAACTGGCCGACCGGGTGGCCCGACGGGCCCGGGCGGGAGAATATGCCGGCAGAACGGTGGTGCTGTCCCTTAAAGACACCCGCTTTAACTGGCTGTCCCGCCGTAAAACCCTGCCTTTCCACACCAGCCTGGCCGGGGATATTTACCGGGCCGCGGCGGATTTGCTGGAACAGCACTGGTCCCCGCACTGGCCGGTGCGCCTGGTGGGGCTTGCCCTGGGCGGCTTAACGGCCCGCCTGCCGGAACAGCTGACCCTCTTCGGCGAAAGAGAAAGGCGGCAAAGGGCGGAACAGGCCTGCGATGCCATTAAGAAACGGTACGGGGAAAAGGCCATTTTCCGGGCCGTATCCCTCACCCCGGCGGGGGTATTCTATACAGAACCACCCCGTACCGCACCGTCTTTTCTTATGAAAGTGCCGGAAACAGGTCAGATGGGGGTGGGGATGGATGATGGAAGGCAATAA
- a CDS encoding PAS domain-containing protein, which yields MAVGTMKKSLTVNSAWLMFIMLFFLTIITMLFVVEFRFLKGIMNDYEETIRQVAVNKTSFFLNNLRGVTEGAARKLNGRPDRNAALKELPLFDHRITGAYILDATGRVVARTGIPPGDLPLEKFRSQPPRQGSRVLGVHAGDGAQTVVTVVTPLGKEWLALDFSIMDFQQELSQEFLGNTCKVAVFAGGKTPVVWPFERELLDQFSGREEKFYANQLAYDVNSLTMGDPPWQLYFFLRENNFDTYRIITIMLLLFALYCCLYQFLVELWGVNSARTYFENIDFNIFNHVHEGVIISNNAGRVLFANQAAHEIFSAKGPLKGAKLKEILGHIGDAPGEKNRYGTLTLKTADRLLEAIHSPIVKKGKVLGALTVIGAGGREEETCSRVLSRLMETLPQGAVYVDRNHRVVQANLMARCYLGSLETGISIDAVDPELAGFIYRNMGSRSVKRVHLNSRHLDGEVIFVYDDEGVYAGTLVLLEAPEQGGSTVSTPERVEARTR from the coding sequence GTGGCGGTGGGTACGATGAAAAAGTCCCTGACGGTAAACAGCGCCTGGCTGATGTTTATAATGCTCTTCTTCCTGACCATTATAACCATGCTCTTCGTTGTGGAATTCCGCTTTTTAAAAGGCATCATGAACGACTACGAAGAAACCATCCGCCAGGTGGCCGTCAATAAAACCAGCTTTTTTCTCAACAACCTGCGGGGAGTCACCGAAGGGGCCGCCCGGAAACTCAACGGCCGGCCCGACAGGAACGCCGCTTTAAAAGAGCTGCCCCTTTTCGATCACCGCATTACCGGCGCATATATTCTGGACGCCACAGGACGAGTGGTGGCTCGAACAGGGATACCCCCTGGAGACCTGCCGCTGGAAAAGTTCCGGTCACAGCCACCCCGGCAGGGGTCCCGGGTGCTGGGGGTGCATGCCGGTGACGGCGCTCAAACGGTGGTAACCGTGGTCACTCCCCTGGGGAAGGAATGGCTGGCCCTGGACTTCAGCATTATGGACTTTCAACAGGAGCTCTCCCAGGAATTCCTGGGCAACACCTGTAAGGTGGCCGTTTTTGCCGGTGGGAAGACTCCCGTGGTGTGGCCCTTTGAACGGGAATTGCTGGACCAGTTCAGCGGCCGGGAAGAAAAATTCTATGCCAACCAGCTAGCATACGACGTAAATTCCCTGACCATGGGTGATCCTCCCTGGCAGCTGTACTTCTTCCTGCGGGAAAACAACTTCGACACCTACCGCATCATTACCATCATGTTATTGCTATTTGCCCTCTACTGCTGCCTCTACCAGTTCCTGGTGGAACTGTGGGGGGTGAACAGCGCCCGGACCTATTTCGAAAACATCGATTTCAACATTTTTAACCATGTGCATGAGGGAGTGATTATTTCCAACAACGCCGGGCGGGTGCTCTTCGCCAACCAGGCGGCCCATGAGATTTTCAGCGCAAAAGGGCCCTTGAAGGGAGCGAAATTAAAGGAAATACTGGGGCATATCGGGGATGCCCCGGGCGAAAAGAACCGGTACGGCACCCTGACCCTGAAGACCGCCGACCGCCTGCTGGAGGCCATTCACTCGCCCATCGTGAAAAAAGGCAAGGTGCTGGGGGCGCTGACGGTAATCGGTGCCGGCGGCAGGGAGGAGGAAACCTGCAGTCGGGTCCTGTCCCGCCTGATGGAAACCCTGCCCCAGGGAGCGGTCTATGTGGACCGTAACCACAGGGTGGTCCAGGCCAACCTGATGGCCCGCTGTTACCTGGGCAGCCTGGAGACGGGCATCAGCATAGATGCCGTAGACCCCGAGCTGGCCGGCTTCATTTACCGGAACATGGGCTCCCGGTCCGTGAAAAGGGTGCACCTGAACTCCCGCCACCTGGACGGCGAAGTGATTTTCGTCTACGACGACGAAGGGGTATACGCCGGGACGCTGGTGCTGCTGGAGGCTCCGGAACAAGGGGGTAGCACGGTCTCCACACCGGAGCGAGTGGAAGCCAGAACAAGGTAG
- a CDS encoding response regulator transcription factor: MKKIGIMLVEDHNVFREGLKKLIDMEENMQVVAEADSCATALQNMGPHVDIVLLDIGLPDGDGLDLCGRMVQSHPHVKFVALTTYDDVTFIRKAMERGVHGFVPKYAFFDEIRSAINMVYKGGTYLYPGLQAELLLKPDSPVLTDQETSILQLIARGEDQKEVAAKLYISLSTLRRRIRGICTKLGVKTLEEALAAAARRGLVR, from the coding sequence GTGAAGAAGATCGGGATCATGCTGGTGGAGGATCATAACGTTTTCCGCGAGGGCTTGAAAAAGCTGATCGATATGGAAGAAAACATGCAGGTGGTGGCCGAGGCCGATTCCTGCGCCACAGCGCTGCAGAACATGGGCCCCCACGTGGATATAGTTCTGCTGGACATCGGCCTGCCGGACGGTGACGGCCTCGACCTGTGCGGGCGCATGGTCCAATCCCACCCCCATGTAAAATTTGTAGCCCTGACCACCTATGACGATGTAACCTTTATCCGCAAGGCCATGGAAAGGGGCGTACACGGGTTTGTACCCAAATATGCCTTTTTTGATGAGATCCGCTCGGCCATCAATATGGTGTACAAGGGCGGGACCTACCTCTATCCGGGGCTGCAGGCCGAACTGCTGTTAAAACCCGACAGCCCCGTGCTGACGGACCAGGAAACCAGCATTCTGCAGCTCATTGCCCGGGGCGAAGACCAGAAGGAAGTGGCCGCCAAACTCTACATCAGCCTGTCCACCCTGCGGCGCCGCATCCGGGGCATCTGCACCAAACTGGGGGTAAAGACGCTGGAGGAAGCCCTGGCTGCCGCCGCCCGCAGGGGACTGGTAAGGTAG
- a CDS encoding sensor histidine kinase, translated as MLLIYTGYILPQQLSQVELEFQRQIEYQEITSIIYHLTGAVQEYIIYGDAQALNDFRHYSAETIKKELEFYNLVEQSRKQDVAELMALTRAYTSFVEREVIPRGASHRDTGRELLLWQHRDLSRQLAYRAAALAGDGGQKNKDLLERTMALLHKEGLLMFFLSFLSLGAVLWAGTAARPLAAWYSCLQDLVRDSSRAVVFVDRKEKVQYLNPAAEKLFNLSRETAVGKNLGDILILYPHWQKVVQPIYQALLQEEKTVDCPLSYSREGNRLLLTVDCAPVYLFGRTAGAVLTARQAPEPKDGTILLDTIERERKHLSIEIHDWIGRYLSSIIHGLDYVLRVHGEKLPEEVQNNLCLLRTQCQNAAIDMRSIMNDIHPYLIEKVGLIPALESYSANFERIHNRRVYIFYSQRSLRLGRDREIFIYRIIQEALTNVVRHSAATEVDIHFNETGDTLQIEILDNGGMREEEPVPGKGLWGMKERARFIGGDLAYGFMDGGFCVILTVPLTEGGKGSEEDRDHAGGGS; from the coding sequence TTGCTGTTAATTTACACAGGTTACATCCTGCCGCAGCAGTTAAGCCAGGTAGAGCTGGAATTTCAGCGCCAAATTGAGTACCAGGAAATAACATCCATCATTTATCACCTGACCGGCGCTGTACAGGAATATATTATTTACGGTGATGCACAGGCGTTAAATGATTTCCGTCACTACAGTGCAGAAACGATAAAAAAGGAACTGGAATTTTATAACCTGGTGGAACAGTCCAGAAAGCAGGATGTGGCGGAATTAATGGCCCTGACCAGGGCCTATACCTCCTTTGTGGAAAGGGAAGTAATACCACGCGGGGCATCCCACCGGGATACCGGCCGTGAACTTTTGCTGTGGCAGCACCGGGACCTCAGCCGGCAGCTGGCCTACCGGGCCGCCGCCCTGGCCGGGGACGGCGGGCAGAAAAATAAAGACCTGCTGGAACGTACCATGGCTTTATTACATAAAGAAGGCCTGCTGATGTTTTTTCTTTCCTTCCTTTCCCTGGGAGCGGTATTATGGGCCGGTACGGCGGCCCGGCCCCTGGCGGCCTGGTATTCCTGCCTGCAGGACCTGGTGAGGGACTCTTCCAGGGCCGTGGTCTTTGTGGACCGGAAGGAAAAGGTACAGTATTTAAACCCGGCGGCGGAAAAACTTTTTAACCTTTCCCGGGAAACGGCGGTTGGTAAAAACCTGGGGGACATCCTGATCCTGTACCCCCACTGGCAGAAGGTGGTCCAGCCCATTTACCAGGCCCTTTTGCAGGAGGAAAAAACAGTGGACTGCCCGCTGAGCTATAGCCGGGAAGGGAACCGGCTGCTCTTGACCGTGGACTGCGCCCCGGTCTACCTTTTCGGCAGAACGGCCGGTGCCGTGCTTACCGCCCGGCAGGCGCCCGAACCGAAGGACGGCACCATCCTGCTGGACACCATTGAAAGGGAAAGAAAGCACCTGTCCATTGAAATTCACGACTGGATCGGCCGGTACCTGTCCAGCATCATCCACGGCCTGGACTACGTGCTGCGTGTGCACGGGGAAAAGCTGCCGGAAGAGGTGCAAAACAACCTGTGCCTGCTGCGTACACAGTGCCAGAATGCAGCCATCGACATGCGAAGCATCATGAACGACATTCACCCCTACCTGATCGAAAAGGTGGGGCTGATCCCGGCCCTGGAATCCTACAGCGCCAATTTCGAACGCATCCATAACCGCAGGGTCTATATTTTCTACAGCCAGCGTTCATTGCGCCTGGGCCGGGACAGGGAAATATTCATTTACCGCATTATTCAGGAAGCCCTGACCAATGTGGTCAGGCACTCGGCGGCCACGGAGGTGGACATCCATTTCAACGAAACAGGCGATACCCTGCAGATAGAGATCCTGGACAACGGGGGAATGCGGGAAGAGGAGCCCGTACCCGGAAAAGGACTGTGGGGAATGAAGGAAAGGGCCAGGTTTATCGGGGGGGACCTGGCATACGGCTTTATGGATGGGGGATTCTGCGTAATCCTGACCGTACCACTTACTGAAGGGGGGAAAGGCAGTGAAGAAGATCGGGATCATGCTGGTGGAGGATCATAA
- a CDS encoding YeiH family protein — translation MNGTQTAGMKAGAGMPAVPQSHGWSDLWKKEDYWAIWMGLGVVLAALIFFYAGSSIKPIAVAPPTWVDFSEVSKHFAAKWTWYAGLYVLFIALFTISSAVMGFKAGEFIPGFTILFIISTVILVVGSWKTAIDLNLEPPLLALLLGMIVSNAFKLPKWLDTTFRTEFYVKTGIVLLGATLPFTLIIQAGPVAFLQATIVAVVTFLTIFFAATRLFGLDRRFGATLAAGGSICGVSACIALGGAVKAKKEHVSIGISLVVIWAIIMIIVLPLAAKAMGMPPGIAGAWIGTSEFADAAGFAAAAAIGDEAAIRSFTLMKVVGRDIWIGLWSLIMAVIACTVWERSCSAGQGEKVNAMEIWWRFPKFVIGFFLASLIMTFVAMQFSPAEFKKVLTPEVIGPIKTLRTWTFVFTFLSIGFTTRFRELTAFGWKPLAAFTLGVAVNVPLGYILSVLIFGHYWAKI, via the coding sequence ATGAATGGTACACAAACTGCCGGAATGAAAGCTGGTGCGGGCATGCCTGCAGTACCGCAGTCCCACGGGTGGTCCGATCTCTGGAAAAAAGAGGACTACTGGGCCATCTGGATGGGCCTGGGCGTTGTGCTGGCCGCCCTGATCTTCTTCTATGCCGGCAGTTCCATCAAGCCCATTGCCGTGGCGCCGCCCACCTGGGTGGATTTCAGTGAGGTTTCCAAACATTTCGCTGCCAAGTGGACCTGGTACGCCGGACTTTATGTACTCTTTATCGCCCTTTTCACCATAAGCAGCGCAGTCATGGGCTTCAAGGCAGGGGAATTCATTCCCGGTTTCACCATCCTTTTCATTATTTCCACGGTCATCCTGGTTGTTGGCTCCTGGAAGACGGCCATCGACCTGAACCTGGAACCGCCCCTTTTAGCCCTGCTGCTGGGCATGATCGTCAGTAACGCCTTCAAACTGCCCAAATGGCTGGATACCACCTTCCGCACGGAATTTTACGTCAAGACCGGTATTGTATTGCTTGGTGCCACGCTGCCCTTTACCCTGATCATCCAGGCCGGCCCGGTGGCCTTCCTGCAGGCCACCATTGTGGCGGTGGTAACTTTCCTGACCATCTTCTTTGCCGCCACCCGGTTGTTCGGCCTGGACAGGCGCTTCGGTGCCACCCTGGCCGCCGGCGGATCCATTTGCGGGGTGTCGGCCTGCATTGCCCTGGGTGGTGCGGTGAAGGCCAAAAAGGAACACGTCTCCATCGGCATTTCCCTGGTGGTCATCTGGGCCATCATAATGATTATCGTTCTGCCCCTGGCGGCCAAGGCCATGGGCATGCCGCCCGGTATTGCCGGGGCCTGGATCGGTACTTCCGAATTTGCCGATGCGGCCGGTTTTGCGGCGGCCGCGGCCATCGGTGACGAAGCGGCCATCCGGTCCTTCACCCTGATGAAGGTGGTGGGCCGGGACATCTGGATCGGCCTGTGGTCGCTGATCATGGCCGTTATCGCCTGCACGGTGTGGGAGCGCAGCTGCTCCGCCGGACAGGGTGAAAAGGTAAACGCCATGGAAATATGGTGGCGCTTCCCCAAGTTTGTCATCGGCTTCTTCCTGGCTTCCCTGATCATGACCTTTGTGGCCATGCAGTTTTCACCGGCGGAATTTAAAAAAGTGCTCACCCCCGAGGTTATCGGACCCATCAAGACTTTACGCACCTGGACCTTCGTTTTTACCTTCCTTTCCATCGGATTTACCACCCGGTTCAGGGAGCTGACCGCCTTCGGCTGGAAGCCCCTGGCCGCCTTTACCCTGGGCGTGGCCGTAAACGTGCCCCTGGGTTACATCCTGTCGGTGCTCATCTTCGGCCATTACTGGGCGAAGATTTAA